Proteins encoded in a region of the Takifugu flavidus isolate HTHZ2018 chromosome 10, ASM371156v2, whole genome shotgun sequence genome:
- the fam131bb gene encoding uncharacterized protein fam131bb isoform X5 — MKKRLIFAAAADGVPVQKDGEQLSMEDTTSILPRLKRNSNPYGIGALAKSSLSGVSGVTRTMKERVTKPTAMAQGRVAHMIEWQNWGMQTVGAGGIPQSRITTQEREKERRLENDAYSDLSDGEKEARFAAGILQQFAISEATLLAWTSMDGESPRSGSNQGSVAHLSEVNQESITSRDQILHHSSAEVWPHTYVSQGHYCLSSSDAWEPINNDPSGVASPPAGSYVVGTDGYDGQAHFLSQQQQQLTLQQQSQLQQLQQIQQIQHYQQQQLLQYQQQQSLEHRLHSANHSLQATPNSTIHSLVHQVHPPLVDLWNTGQMEAYQTEAGGYMGVSAVVEPSLCVPSGEEMVGTEHSPLLEQQEEEEEVKEEDVTLRMEPESATLTPPTQQGDASGGSSPGQPPAEPISERKASDVTTGLVQTLEEQDEEGLSASVATN, encoded by the exons ATGAAAAAGAGGCTGATTTTCGCTGCAG CGGCCGACGGTGTGCCGGTCCAGAAGGATGGGGAGCAG CTGTCTATGGAAGACACCACGTCAATCCTGCCACGGCTCAAGAGGAACTCAAACCCCTACGGCATCGGGGCTCTGGCTAAGTCTTCTCTGTCaggtgtgtcag GTGTGACCCGCACCATGAAGGAGAGGGTGACCAAGCCCACAGCCATGGCCCAGGGGCGCGTCGCGCATATGATTGAGTGGCAAAACTGGGGGATGCAGACAGTGGGCGCGGGCGGCATTCCCCAGTCCCGCATCACCACCCAGGAGCGGGAAAAGGAGCGGCGGCTGGAGAACGACGCCTACAGTGACCTTAGCGACGGCGAGAAGGAGGCTCGCTTCGCAGCAG GTATCCTACAGCAGTTTGCGATCTCAGAGGCGACCCTCTTGGCCTGGACGTCGATGGATGGCGAGAGTCCGCGGTCGGGGTCGAACCAGGGCAGCGTAGCTCATCTGAGCGAAGTCAACCAGGAAAGCATCACCAGTCGAG atcAGATATTGCACCACTCCTCAGCAGAGGTGTGGCCACACACATACGTCTCCCAGGGCCACtactgcctctcctcctccgacGCCTGGGAGCCCATCAACAACGATCCCTCCGGGGTGGCGTCTCCGCCGGCGGGCTCCTACGTCGTCGGGACCGACGGATACGACGGACAGGCTCACTTCCtgtcgcagcagcagcaacagctgactctccagcagcagagccagctgcagcagctgcagcagatccagcagatccagcactaccagcaacagcagctcctgcagtaCCAGCAACAACAG TCTCTGGAGCACCGGCTGCACAGCGCCAACCACTCTTTGCAAGCAACCCCCAACAGCACCATCCACAGTCTGGTCCATCAGGTTCACCCACCATTGGTGGATCTGTGGAACACGGGTCAGATGGAGGCCTATCAGACGGAGGCTGGAGGCTACATGGGTGTGTCAGCGGTGGTGGAGCCCAGCCTTTGTGTTCCCTCCGGAGAGGAGATGGTGGGAACAGAGCACTCCCCCttactggagcagcaggaggaagaggaggaggtcaaG GAGGAGGATGTGACACTGCGCATGGAGCCAGAGTCCGCCACGTTGACTCCGCCCACGCAACAGGGGGACGCCTCCGGCGGCAGTAGTCCGGGGCAACCGCCGGCAGAGCCAATCTCCGAGAGGAAGGCGTCTGATGTCACCACCGGCCTTGTTCAGACTCTAGAGGAGCAGGACGAGGAGGGGCTGTCAGCATCCGTGGCAACCAACTGA
- the fam131bb gene encoding uncharacterized protein fam131bb isoform X2, with translation MKKRLIFAAAADGVPVQKDGEQHGRSEFSWEGINLSMEDTTSILPRLKRNSNPYGIGALAKSSLSGVSGVTRTMKERVTKPTAMAQGRVAHMIEWQNWGMQTVGAGGIPQSRITTQEREKERRLENDAYSDLSDGEKEARFAAGILQQFAISEATLLAWTSMDGESPRSGSNQGSVAHLSEVNQESITSRDQILHHSSAEVWPHTYVSQGHYCLSSSDAWEPINNDPSGVASPPAGSYVVGTDGYDGQAHFLSQQQQQLTLQQQSQLQQLQQIQQIQHYQQQQLLQYQQQQSLEHRLHSANHSLQATPNSTIHSLVHQVHPPLVDLWNTGQMEAYQTEAGGYMGVSAVVEPSLCVPSGEEMVGTEHSPLLEQQEEEEEVKEEDVTLRMEPESATLTPPTQQGDASGGSSPGQPPAEPISERKASDVTTGLVQTLEEQDEEGLSASVATN, from the exons ATGAAAAAGAGGCTGATTTTCGCTGCAG CGGCCGACGGTGTGCCGGTCCAGAAGGATGGGGAGCAG CATGGACGTTCAGAATTTTCATGGGAAGGAATCAAT CTGTCTATGGAAGACACCACGTCAATCCTGCCACGGCTCAAGAGGAACTCAAACCCCTACGGCATCGGGGCTCTGGCTAAGTCTTCTCTGTCaggtgtgtcag GTGTGACCCGCACCATGAAGGAGAGGGTGACCAAGCCCACAGCCATGGCCCAGGGGCGCGTCGCGCATATGATTGAGTGGCAAAACTGGGGGATGCAGACAGTGGGCGCGGGCGGCATTCCCCAGTCCCGCATCACCACCCAGGAGCGGGAAAAGGAGCGGCGGCTGGAGAACGACGCCTACAGTGACCTTAGCGACGGCGAGAAGGAGGCTCGCTTCGCAGCAG GTATCCTACAGCAGTTTGCGATCTCAGAGGCGACCCTCTTGGCCTGGACGTCGATGGATGGCGAGAGTCCGCGGTCGGGGTCGAACCAGGGCAGCGTAGCTCATCTGAGCGAAGTCAACCAGGAAAGCATCACCAGTCGAG atcAGATATTGCACCACTCCTCAGCAGAGGTGTGGCCACACACATACGTCTCCCAGGGCCACtactgcctctcctcctccgacGCCTGGGAGCCCATCAACAACGATCCCTCCGGGGTGGCGTCTCCGCCGGCGGGCTCCTACGTCGTCGGGACCGACGGATACGACGGACAGGCTCACTTCCtgtcgcagcagcagcaacagctgactctccagcagcagagccagctgcagcagctgcagcagatccagcagatccagcactaccagcaacagcagctcctgcagtaCCAGCAACAACAG TCTCTGGAGCACCGGCTGCACAGCGCCAACCACTCTTTGCAAGCAACCCCCAACAGCACCATCCACAGTCTGGTCCATCAGGTTCACCCACCATTGGTGGATCTGTGGAACACGGGTCAGATGGAGGCCTATCAGACGGAGGCTGGAGGCTACATGGGTGTGTCAGCGGTGGTGGAGCCCAGCCTTTGTGTTCCCTCCGGAGAGGAGATGGTGGGAACAGAGCACTCCCCCttactggagcagcaggaggaagaggaggaggtcaaG GAGGAGGATGTGACACTGCGCATGGAGCCAGAGTCCGCCACGTTGACTCCGCCCACGCAACAGGGGGACGCCTCCGGCGGCAGTAGTCCGGGGCAACCGCCGGCAGAGCCAATCTCCGAGAGGAAGGCGTCTGATGTCACCACCGGCCTTGTTCAGACTCTAGAGGAGCAGGACGAGGAGGGGCTGTCAGCATCCGTGGCAACCAACTGA
- the fam131bb gene encoding uncharacterized protein fam131bb isoform X1: MGCIGSRRLTADGVPVQKDGEQHGRSEFSWEGINLSMEDTTSILPRLKRNSNPYGIGALAKSSLSGVSGVTRTMKERVTKPTAMAQGRVAHMIEWQNWGMQTVGAGGIPQSRITTQEREKERRLENDAYSDLSDGEKEARFAAGILQQFAISEATLLAWTSMDGESPRSGSNQGSVAHLSEVNQESITSRDQILHHSSAEVWPHTYVSQGHYCLSSSDAWEPINNDPSGVASPPAGSYVVGTDGYDGQAHFLSQQQQQLTLQQQSQLQQLQQIQQIQHYQQQQLLQYQQQQSLEHRLHSANHSLQATPNSTIHSLVHQVHPPLVDLWNTGQMEAYQTEAGGYMGVSAVVEPSLCVPSGEEMVGTEHSPLLEQQEEEEEVKEEDVTLRMEPESATLTPPTQQGDASGGSSPGQPPAEPISERKASDVTTGLVQTLEEQDEEGLSASVATN; the protein is encoded by the exons ATGGGATGCATCGGCTCTAGGAGACTGA CGGCCGACGGTGTGCCGGTCCAGAAGGATGGGGAGCAG CATGGACGTTCAGAATTTTCATGGGAAGGAATCAAT CTGTCTATGGAAGACACCACGTCAATCCTGCCACGGCTCAAGAGGAACTCAAACCCCTACGGCATCGGGGCTCTGGCTAAGTCTTCTCTGTCaggtgtgtcag GTGTGACCCGCACCATGAAGGAGAGGGTGACCAAGCCCACAGCCATGGCCCAGGGGCGCGTCGCGCATATGATTGAGTGGCAAAACTGGGGGATGCAGACAGTGGGCGCGGGCGGCATTCCCCAGTCCCGCATCACCACCCAGGAGCGGGAAAAGGAGCGGCGGCTGGAGAACGACGCCTACAGTGACCTTAGCGACGGCGAGAAGGAGGCTCGCTTCGCAGCAG GTATCCTACAGCAGTTTGCGATCTCAGAGGCGACCCTCTTGGCCTGGACGTCGATGGATGGCGAGAGTCCGCGGTCGGGGTCGAACCAGGGCAGCGTAGCTCATCTGAGCGAAGTCAACCAGGAAAGCATCACCAGTCGAG atcAGATATTGCACCACTCCTCAGCAGAGGTGTGGCCACACACATACGTCTCCCAGGGCCACtactgcctctcctcctccgacGCCTGGGAGCCCATCAACAACGATCCCTCCGGGGTGGCGTCTCCGCCGGCGGGCTCCTACGTCGTCGGGACCGACGGATACGACGGACAGGCTCACTTCCtgtcgcagcagcagcaacagctgactctccagcagcagagccagctgcagcagctgcagcagatccagcagatccagcactaccagcaacagcagctcctgcagtaCCAGCAACAACAG TCTCTGGAGCACCGGCTGCACAGCGCCAACCACTCTTTGCAAGCAACCCCCAACAGCACCATCCACAGTCTGGTCCATCAGGTTCACCCACCATTGGTGGATCTGTGGAACACGGGTCAGATGGAGGCCTATCAGACGGAGGCTGGAGGCTACATGGGTGTGTCAGCGGTGGTGGAGCCCAGCCTTTGTGTTCCCTCCGGAGAGGAGATGGTGGGAACAGAGCACTCCCCCttactggagcagcaggaggaagaggaggaggtcaaG GAGGAGGATGTGACACTGCGCATGGAGCCAGAGTCCGCCACGTTGACTCCGCCCACGCAACAGGGGGACGCCTCCGGCGGCAGTAGTCCGGGGCAACCGCCGGCAGAGCCAATCTCCGAGAGGAAGGCGTCTGATGTCACCACCGGCCTTGTTCAGACTCTAGAGGAGCAGGACGAGGAGGGGCTGTCAGCATCCGTGGCAACCAACTGA
- the fam131bb gene encoding uncharacterized protein fam131bb isoform X3, producing the protein MGCIGSRRLTADGVPVQKDGEQHGRSEFSWEGINLSMEDTTSILPRLKRNSNPYGIGALAKSSLSGVTRTMKERVTKPTAMAQGRVAHMIEWQNWGMQTVGAGGIPQSRITTQEREKERRLENDAYSDLSDGEKEARFAAGILQQFAISEATLLAWTSMDGESPRSGSNQGSVAHLSEVNQESITSRDQILHHSSAEVWPHTYVSQGHYCLSSSDAWEPINNDPSGVASPPAGSYVVGTDGYDGQAHFLSQQQQQLTLQQQSQLQQLQQIQQIQHYQQQQLLQYQQQQSLEHRLHSANHSLQATPNSTIHSLVHQVHPPLVDLWNTGQMEAYQTEAGGYMGVSAVVEPSLCVPSGEEMVGTEHSPLLEQQEEEEEVKEEDVTLRMEPESATLTPPTQQGDASGGSSPGQPPAEPISERKASDVTTGLVQTLEEQDEEGLSASVATN; encoded by the exons ATGGGATGCATCGGCTCTAGGAGACTGA CGGCCGACGGTGTGCCGGTCCAGAAGGATGGGGAGCAG CATGGACGTTCAGAATTTTCATGGGAAGGAATCAAT CTGTCTATGGAAGACACCACGTCAATCCTGCCACGGCTCAAGAGGAACTCAAACCCCTACGGCATCGGGGCTCTGGCTAAGTCTTCTCTGTCag GTGTGACCCGCACCATGAAGGAGAGGGTGACCAAGCCCACAGCCATGGCCCAGGGGCGCGTCGCGCATATGATTGAGTGGCAAAACTGGGGGATGCAGACAGTGGGCGCGGGCGGCATTCCCCAGTCCCGCATCACCACCCAGGAGCGGGAAAAGGAGCGGCGGCTGGAGAACGACGCCTACAGTGACCTTAGCGACGGCGAGAAGGAGGCTCGCTTCGCAGCAG GTATCCTACAGCAGTTTGCGATCTCAGAGGCGACCCTCTTGGCCTGGACGTCGATGGATGGCGAGAGTCCGCGGTCGGGGTCGAACCAGGGCAGCGTAGCTCATCTGAGCGAAGTCAACCAGGAAAGCATCACCAGTCGAG atcAGATATTGCACCACTCCTCAGCAGAGGTGTGGCCACACACATACGTCTCCCAGGGCCACtactgcctctcctcctccgacGCCTGGGAGCCCATCAACAACGATCCCTCCGGGGTGGCGTCTCCGCCGGCGGGCTCCTACGTCGTCGGGACCGACGGATACGACGGACAGGCTCACTTCCtgtcgcagcagcagcaacagctgactctccagcagcagagccagctgcagcagctgcagcagatccagcagatccagcactaccagcaacagcagctcctgcagtaCCAGCAACAACAG TCTCTGGAGCACCGGCTGCACAGCGCCAACCACTCTTTGCAAGCAACCCCCAACAGCACCATCCACAGTCTGGTCCATCAGGTTCACCCACCATTGGTGGATCTGTGGAACACGGGTCAGATGGAGGCCTATCAGACGGAGGCTGGAGGCTACATGGGTGTGTCAGCGGTGGTGGAGCCCAGCCTTTGTGTTCCCTCCGGAGAGGAGATGGTGGGAACAGAGCACTCCCCCttactggagcagcaggaggaagaggaggaggtcaaG GAGGAGGATGTGACACTGCGCATGGAGCCAGAGTCCGCCACGTTGACTCCGCCCACGCAACAGGGGGACGCCTCCGGCGGCAGTAGTCCGGGGCAACCGCCGGCAGAGCCAATCTCCGAGAGGAAGGCGTCTGATGTCACCACCGGCCTTGTTCAGACTCTAGAGGAGCAGGACGAGGAGGGGCTGTCAGCATCCGTGGCAACCAACTGA
- the fam131bb gene encoding uncharacterized protein fam131bb isoform X4 — protein MGCIGSRRLTADGVPVQKDGEQLSMEDTTSILPRLKRNSNPYGIGALAKSSLSGVSGVTRTMKERVTKPTAMAQGRVAHMIEWQNWGMQTVGAGGIPQSRITTQEREKERRLENDAYSDLSDGEKEARFAAGILQQFAISEATLLAWTSMDGESPRSGSNQGSVAHLSEVNQESITSRDQILHHSSAEVWPHTYVSQGHYCLSSSDAWEPINNDPSGVASPPAGSYVVGTDGYDGQAHFLSQQQQQLTLQQQSQLQQLQQIQQIQHYQQQQLLQYQQQQSLEHRLHSANHSLQATPNSTIHSLVHQVHPPLVDLWNTGQMEAYQTEAGGYMGVSAVVEPSLCVPSGEEMVGTEHSPLLEQQEEEEEVKEEDVTLRMEPESATLTPPTQQGDASGGSSPGQPPAEPISERKASDVTTGLVQTLEEQDEEGLSASVATN, from the exons ATGGGATGCATCGGCTCTAGGAGACTGA CGGCCGACGGTGTGCCGGTCCAGAAGGATGGGGAGCAG CTGTCTATGGAAGACACCACGTCAATCCTGCCACGGCTCAAGAGGAACTCAAACCCCTACGGCATCGGGGCTCTGGCTAAGTCTTCTCTGTCaggtgtgtcag GTGTGACCCGCACCATGAAGGAGAGGGTGACCAAGCCCACAGCCATGGCCCAGGGGCGCGTCGCGCATATGATTGAGTGGCAAAACTGGGGGATGCAGACAGTGGGCGCGGGCGGCATTCCCCAGTCCCGCATCACCACCCAGGAGCGGGAAAAGGAGCGGCGGCTGGAGAACGACGCCTACAGTGACCTTAGCGACGGCGAGAAGGAGGCTCGCTTCGCAGCAG GTATCCTACAGCAGTTTGCGATCTCAGAGGCGACCCTCTTGGCCTGGACGTCGATGGATGGCGAGAGTCCGCGGTCGGGGTCGAACCAGGGCAGCGTAGCTCATCTGAGCGAAGTCAACCAGGAAAGCATCACCAGTCGAG atcAGATATTGCACCACTCCTCAGCAGAGGTGTGGCCACACACATACGTCTCCCAGGGCCACtactgcctctcctcctccgacGCCTGGGAGCCCATCAACAACGATCCCTCCGGGGTGGCGTCTCCGCCGGCGGGCTCCTACGTCGTCGGGACCGACGGATACGACGGACAGGCTCACTTCCtgtcgcagcagcagcaacagctgactctccagcagcagagccagctgcagcagctgcagcagatccagcagatccagcactaccagcaacagcagctcctgcagtaCCAGCAACAACAG TCTCTGGAGCACCGGCTGCACAGCGCCAACCACTCTTTGCAAGCAACCCCCAACAGCACCATCCACAGTCTGGTCCATCAGGTTCACCCACCATTGGTGGATCTGTGGAACACGGGTCAGATGGAGGCCTATCAGACGGAGGCTGGAGGCTACATGGGTGTGTCAGCGGTGGTGGAGCCCAGCCTTTGTGTTCCCTCCGGAGAGGAGATGGTGGGAACAGAGCACTCCCCCttactggagcagcaggaggaagaggaggaggtcaaG GAGGAGGATGTGACACTGCGCATGGAGCCAGAGTCCGCCACGTTGACTCCGCCCACGCAACAGGGGGACGCCTCCGGCGGCAGTAGTCCGGGGCAACCGCCGGCAGAGCCAATCTCCGAGAGGAAGGCGTCTGATGTCACCACCGGCCTTGTTCAGACTCTAGAGGAGCAGGACGAGGAGGGGCTGTCAGCATCCGTGGCAACCAACTGA
- the fam131bb gene encoding uncharacterized protein fam131bb isoform X6 — MGCIGSRRLTADGVPVQKDGEQLSMEDTTSILPRLKRNSNPYGIGALAKSSLSGVTRTMKERVTKPTAMAQGRVAHMIEWQNWGMQTVGAGGIPQSRITTQEREKERRLENDAYSDLSDGEKEARFAAGILQQFAISEATLLAWTSMDGESPRSGSNQGSVAHLSEVNQESITSRDQILHHSSAEVWPHTYVSQGHYCLSSSDAWEPINNDPSGVASPPAGSYVVGTDGYDGQAHFLSQQQQQLTLQQQSQLQQLQQIQQIQHYQQQQLLQYQQQQSLEHRLHSANHSLQATPNSTIHSLVHQVHPPLVDLWNTGQMEAYQTEAGGYMGVSAVVEPSLCVPSGEEMVGTEHSPLLEQQEEEEEVKEEDVTLRMEPESATLTPPTQQGDASGGSSPGQPPAEPISERKASDVTTGLVQTLEEQDEEGLSASVATN; from the exons ATGGGATGCATCGGCTCTAGGAGACTGA CGGCCGACGGTGTGCCGGTCCAGAAGGATGGGGAGCAG CTGTCTATGGAAGACACCACGTCAATCCTGCCACGGCTCAAGAGGAACTCAAACCCCTACGGCATCGGGGCTCTGGCTAAGTCTTCTCTGTCag GTGTGACCCGCACCATGAAGGAGAGGGTGACCAAGCCCACAGCCATGGCCCAGGGGCGCGTCGCGCATATGATTGAGTGGCAAAACTGGGGGATGCAGACAGTGGGCGCGGGCGGCATTCCCCAGTCCCGCATCACCACCCAGGAGCGGGAAAAGGAGCGGCGGCTGGAGAACGACGCCTACAGTGACCTTAGCGACGGCGAGAAGGAGGCTCGCTTCGCAGCAG GTATCCTACAGCAGTTTGCGATCTCAGAGGCGACCCTCTTGGCCTGGACGTCGATGGATGGCGAGAGTCCGCGGTCGGGGTCGAACCAGGGCAGCGTAGCTCATCTGAGCGAAGTCAACCAGGAAAGCATCACCAGTCGAG atcAGATATTGCACCACTCCTCAGCAGAGGTGTGGCCACACACATACGTCTCCCAGGGCCACtactgcctctcctcctccgacGCCTGGGAGCCCATCAACAACGATCCCTCCGGGGTGGCGTCTCCGCCGGCGGGCTCCTACGTCGTCGGGACCGACGGATACGACGGACAGGCTCACTTCCtgtcgcagcagcagcaacagctgactctccagcagcagagccagctgcagcagctgcagcagatccagcagatccagcactaccagcaacagcagctcctgcagtaCCAGCAACAACAG TCTCTGGAGCACCGGCTGCACAGCGCCAACCACTCTTTGCAAGCAACCCCCAACAGCACCATCCACAGTCTGGTCCATCAGGTTCACCCACCATTGGTGGATCTGTGGAACACGGGTCAGATGGAGGCCTATCAGACGGAGGCTGGAGGCTACATGGGTGTGTCAGCGGTGGTGGAGCCCAGCCTTTGTGTTCCCTCCGGAGAGGAGATGGTGGGAACAGAGCACTCCCCCttactggagcagcaggaggaagaggaggaggtcaaG GAGGAGGATGTGACACTGCGCATGGAGCCAGAGTCCGCCACGTTGACTCCGCCCACGCAACAGGGGGACGCCTCCGGCGGCAGTAGTCCGGGGCAACCGCCGGCAGAGCCAATCTCCGAGAGGAAGGCGTCTGATGTCACCACCGGCCTTGTTCAGACTCTAGAGGAGCAGGACGAGGAGGGGCTGTCAGCATCCGTGGCAACCAACTGA
- the fam131bb gene encoding uncharacterized protein fam131bb isoform X7 — MKERVTKPTAMAQGRVAHMIEWQNWGMQTVGAGGIPQSRITTQEREKERRLENDAYSDLSDGEKEARFAAGILQQFAISEATLLAWTSMDGESPRSGSNQGSVAHLSEVNQESITSRDQILHHSSAEVWPHTYVSQGHYCLSSSDAWEPINNDPSGVASPPAGSYVVGTDGYDGQAHFLSQQQQQLTLQQQSQLQQLQQIQQIQHYQQQQLLQYQQQQSLEHRLHSANHSLQATPNSTIHSLVHQVHPPLVDLWNTGQMEAYQTEAGGYMGVSAVVEPSLCVPSGEEMVGTEHSPLLEQQEEEEEVKEEDVTLRMEPESATLTPPTQQGDASGGSSPGQPPAEPISERKASDVTTGLVQTLEEQDEEGLSASVATN, encoded by the exons ATGAAGGAGAGGGTGACCAAGCCCACAGCCATGGCCCAGGGGCGCGTCGCGCATATGATTGAGTGGCAAAACTGGGGGATGCAGACAGTGGGCGCGGGCGGCATTCCCCAGTCCCGCATCACCACCCAGGAGCGGGAAAAGGAGCGGCGGCTGGAGAACGACGCCTACAGTGACCTTAGCGACGGCGAGAAGGAGGCTCGCTTCGCAGCAG GTATCCTACAGCAGTTTGCGATCTCAGAGGCGACCCTCTTGGCCTGGACGTCGATGGATGGCGAGAGTCCGCGGTCGGGGTCGAACCAGGGCAGCGTAGCTCATCTGAGCGAAGTCAACCAGGAAAGCATCACCAGTCGAG atcAGATATTGCACCACTCCTCAGCAGAGGTGTGGCCACACACATACGTCTCCCAGGGCCACtactgcctctcctcctccgacGCCTGGGAGCCCATCAACAACGATCCCTCCGGGGTGGCGTCTCCGCCGGCGGGCTCCTACGTCGTCGGGACCGACGGATACGACGGACAGGCTCACTTCCtgtcgcagcagcagcaacagctgactctccagcagcagagccagctgcagcagctgcagcagatccagcagatccagcactaccagcaacagcagctcctgcagtaCCAGCAACAACAG TCTCTGGAGCACCGGCTGCACAGCGCCAACCACTCTTTGCAAGCAACCCCCAACAGCACCATCCACAGTCTGGTCCATCAGGTTCACCCACCATTGGTGGATCTGTGGAACACGGGTCAGATGGAGGCCTATCAGACGGAGGCTGGAGGCTACATGGGTGTGTCAGCGGTGGTGGAGCCCAGCCTTTGTGTTCCCTCCGGAGAGGAGATGGTGGGAACAGAGCACTCCCCCttactggagcagcaggaggaagaggaggaggtcaaG GAGGAGGATGTGACACTGCGCATGGAGCCAGAGTCCGCCACGTTGACTCCGCCCACGCAACAGGGGGACGCCTCCGGCGGCAGTAGTCCGGGGCAACCGCCGGCAGAGCCAATCTCCGAGAGGAAGGCGTCTGATGTCACCACCGGCCTTGTTCAGACTCTAGAGGAGCAGGACGAGGAGGGGCTGTCAGCATCCGTGGCAACCAACTGA